One window of Cervus canadensis isolate Bull #8, Minnesota chromosome 19, ASM1932006v1, whole genome shotgun sequence genomic DNA carries:
- the LOC122422125 gene encoding uncharacterized protein LOC122422125: MLICRPWRKSACFPLPHSRSRLPLSGGWKAILLETQGSCSPGSRRAQAASSTVSLADPPLPLPSSSRKGKRQDRTSKPTSPLPLFLGELKQKVRFCDSVEREEGGGSKELRVPKLSWFADQTHAARSASAGAPTPRGPRGLARSRRGVGDRFASPCAPGPRRRSYKEGVVNGGGRSIKGVFFFSFGRLVSVWEIGKRLGEERATESPERVEKVIRKPVHCLQLLICLGWCFLSAVQLPSTFQLSGLLDRRPIPHPSVRAPLNSSSRPSSTPNLEGEKFWPRVVPAQEL, encoded by the coding sequence ATGTTGATTTGCAGACCCTGGAGGAAAAGCGCCTGCTTCCCTCTTCCCCATTCCCGCAGCCGTCTTCCCCTCTCGGGAGGATGGAAGGCAATCCTCCTGGAGACCCAGGGCAGCTGTAGCCCAGGATCCCGCAGGGCTCAAGCAGCGAGCAGCACTGTCTCTCTGGCAGATCCTCCCCTACCTCTTCCATCCTCCTCCCGGAAGGGAAAAAGGCAAGATCGAACCTCTAAACCGACTTcacccctccccctcttcctgggGGAGCTGAAGCAGAAAGTACGGTTCTGTGATTcagtggagagagaagagggtggaGGCAGCAAAGAACTCCGAGTGCCAAAACTAAGTTGGTTCGCTGACCAAACGCACGCAGCTCGCAGCGCTTCCGCGGGTGCGCCAACCCCGCGGGGACCAAGGGGCTTGGCGCGGAGCAGGCGCGGGGTCGGGGACCGATTTGCGTCCCCGTGCGCTCCTGGGCCGAGGAGACGTTCCTACAAAGAAGGGGTGGTCAACGGTGGAGGGAGATCGATTAAGGgggtgttttttttctcctttggccGCCTGGTGAGTGTCTGGGAGATTGGCAAGCGCCTGGGAGAGGAAAGAGCAACAGAGAGCCCTGAAAGAGTGGAGAAAGTGATCCGGAAGCCGGTTCACTGCCTGCAGCTCCTTATCTGCCTGGGTTGGTGCTTTTTATCGGCGGTTCAGCTTCCCAGCACTTTCCAGCTGAGCGGACTGCTGGACCGACGGCCGATCCCACATCCATCAGTGCGCGCGCCTCTCAACTCCTCCTCGAGACCGTCCTCAACTCCTAACCTCGAGGGCGAAAAGTTCTGGCCACGAGTAGTTCCTGCCCAAG